ATGCCTAGAAGCTCACTCTGTCAAGCCGTGCATGACACGTtgtgcaaacaataaaagaaaagcaaaaggAGATTTCCTCCaagataaattcaaatatattttgaattccgATAAGTCACGCGCGTTTTATCACAGAGCCAAGGTAACTTATAAAGGTGCGTTTGTAGACTCAACGCCCAATCCCACTGGGAAAGCGATCAGAGATGTTACGAAACCTTTTACTTGGTGAGTTGATTTTATATCTAAAATATCTCCTGGGGAtttgaaatgttaatttttgggCCGCAGGTATCGCTCTTCTACAGGCAGTCTCTGCCAGCTACATTCCTTCGCAACAAGGTGAGAATTCAATCTCGCAGTTTAAAAAAgtccaaatttaaacagcGTTCTTGATTCCTCAACAGATGGACCTCCTCCCAGCACTATGGATCCCCTTCAACTGTCTTCCACTTTCTTGCCATTAAGAAAATTGCGTCAGGCTATTGACGTTACTACCCCTGAAGTCAAAACCACAGCCACTGGAACTCCTGCGGCCACCACTGTTCCTGGAGTCTCTGATGTAACCACTCCTGCGGCCACCACTGTTCCTGGAGCCTCTGATGTAACCACTCCCGCTATTTCCTCCTCTCCTGGCAGCCCGATAGTCACCGAATTCACCACCGTTTCCTCCGTCACCGAGGTCACGGCAACAACCAACCAGGTCAACTCTACAGTAGTCGCAAACGTCACAGTCAGCCCAACAGGCAACCCTGGTGACGTGAATGCAACTACGCCAATCTGCGAACCTCCGACTGTCCCACCGATCATCAATATCACCAGACAACCCAACGTCACCGTCCAGGTCACCACAGAGATGGTCAACAGCACCGTTCAGGTCACCACGGAGATGGCAAGTAGCACAGTTCAGGTAACCACGGCGAAGGTCGACGTCAGCACCACTCTGGGCGTCACAGACACAAAGCCAACCACTGCCATCAGCGGACCTGCTGTGGTTACCACTCCTGTGAAAGGCCGTCTCATTATTCAAGAGGCACAAACATTCCCACCACGCCTACCACCCACCCCTCTGGACGTCATGGACACAAAGCCGACTTATGAACCAAGCGGACCTGCTGCGGTTACCACTCCTGTGAAAAATC
The nucleotide sequence above comes from Cloeon dipterum chromosome X, ieCloDipt1.1, whole genome shotgun sequence. Encoded proteins:
- the LOC135946361 gene encoding mucin-2-like; its protein translation is MLRNLLLGIALLQAVSASYIPSQQDGPPPSTMDPLQLSSTFLPLRKLRQAIDVTTPEVKTTATGTPAATTVPGVSDVTTPAATTVPGASDVTTPAISSSPGSPIVTEFTTVSSVTEVTATTNQVNSTVVANVTVSPTGNPGDVNATTPICEPPTVPPIINITRQPNVTVQVTTEMVNSTVQVTTEMASSTVQVTTAKVDVSTTLGVTDTKPTTAISGPAVVTTPVKGRLIIQEAQTFPPRLPPTPLDVMDTKPTYEPSGPAAVTTPVKNRRLIIQEDRPPRPRPPFPLPYPTDATDTTISEPAAVTTPVKSRLIIQEDRPPRPRPPFPLPYPTDATDTTISEPAAVTTPVKSRLIIQEDRPPRPRPPFPLPYPTDATDTPISGPAAVTTPVKGQRLIIQQEQTPPPFTFYRSRMVRSLSAKSDDNKMLFFPTHQMSPEESDDSLEDYSAEIELL